ACAACTTATCACTGGCAAGGAAGATGCCGCCAACAACTATGCCAGAGGTCATTATACTATTGGAAAGGAAATCGTCGATATGGTATTGGACAGAATTAGGAAACTTGCCGATAACTGCACGGGTCTGCAAGGGTTCTTAATCTTCCACTCTTTCGGTGGTGGCACCGGTTCTGGCTTCGCGTCTCTGCTCATGGAAAGATTATCTGTTGACTACGGCAAGAAGAGCAAGCTGGAATTCGCCGTCTACCCCGCCCCTCAAGTTGCCACTGCTGTCGTTGAACCTTACAACTCCATTCTGACCACCCACACCACCCTTGAACACTCAGATTGTGCCTTCATGGTTGATAACGAAGCAATTTATGACATCTGCCGCAGGAACTTGGACATCGAAAGACCCTCCTACACCAACTTGAACCGTCTCATCGGCCAGATTGTCTCCTCGATCACCGCATCTCTCAGATTTGATGGTGCCCTCAATGTTGACTTAACAGAGTTCCAGACTAACCTGGTGCCTTATCCCAGAATCCACTTCCCCCTCGTTACCTATGCCCCTGTAATTTCTGCTGAGAAGGCCTACCACGAGCAGCTGTCAGTTTCTGAAATTACCAATTCCTGCTTTGAGCCTGCCAACCAGATGGTAAAGTGTGATCCCCGTCATGGTAAGTACATGGCCTGTTGCCTGCTGTACCGTGGTGATGTTGTACCCAAGGACGTTAATGCAGCCATCGCCGCAATCAAAACTAAGAGGTCAATCCAATTCGTGGACTGGTGTCCAACTGGCTTCAAGGTTGGCATAAACTACCAGCCCCCAACTGTTGTCCCAGGTGGTGATTTGGCCAAGGTATCCAGAGCCGTTTGTATGTTGTCCAACACTACTGCCATTGCAGAAGCATGGGCCAGGCTGGATCACAAGTTTGACTTGATGTATGCCAAGCGTGCCTTTGTCCACTGGTATGTTGGAGAGGGCATGGAAGAGGGAGAATTCACTGAAGCCCGTGAGGATCTCGCTGCCTTGGAAAAGGATTACGAAGAAGTTGGCGTCGATTCAGCCGACGCCGAAGGAGAGGCTGAAGGTGATGAATATTGAgaactttatttatttcttccttGTCTGTCATTAATTTTTCTATTGTGTTCATTTTCATATGGTTCAATTATAAGACCTCTTCTTGAGAGAGATTGGTCCATAAACATCTCATTCCAGAATAGAATACTAATGTGaatcatgaaaaattattttatttttttacatattgaataaaattttgttCAAATATTTGCTTTATCAATTCAAAACCTTTGCTATATTTGTTGTCATTAATATCTAGTCTTGGTACTCTTGTATATGAATGTTATTGAAGTCATCCATCCCAAATTCTTCAATTAAATACCAGACCCTCTAGGATAAAATGTTTAACATTCTTTAAAAGTAGACTGGAGGGCTGCTGCATCATCCTGGTTACTATCTGGTCATTTTGGCAATGGTGCAACATTCAATGTTGCATGTGCGTAAGGTTTCACATGCTATTTTTGTATACAGTACTTAAAATACTAACCTGGCATTGctctaaaaacctaaaaaaaaaaaaaaaattggttgcaTGGATTTATCTAAGTAAGTTTGGCTTGGTCATGTTCTCTGGTATCAAACCCAAAAGCCAGATATTTACCTAATTTAAGGTTGAAAATCTGTAAGACTCCTGGTTggaaagcaattttttttattcattgtattgCAATAATCTGTAGCTTACTAAAGGTTTTAATTTCAACTGTTATAGGGAAATTTCATGTGTAAATAACTAGCAGTACATGATTATCAGACTTAGTCTATGAGTattgaaaggaaaatattgaaTTGCCTGTTCAAGTGGTTGTGACCTAGCACCACAGGAATTTAACAAACTGCCAAAAAAAAGGCCCCTTGAAGATTTTTTTAATGTCTACAGTGGTAAAGAGATCTGAACTGAAGGTTGCTAATGAAAGGCAAGATAGTTTTAATAGTTACagcattacagtatatgtatagccGAGTTTAACTAAAAAGCCTCTTGTGAGACCTTGCAGTGCTACAGAAGATCATAAATTTATAAGAATCTTCATAGGATGTCttggttactcgtgaatggcagaggcaagggacagggacgttACCCTAGGAACCAGGACAATGTCTTGAAGACTGACAATCTATATAAGCATCCAAGCAGGGCCAGGTTAATGGCTGCTGAATAACTCCACAGATTATAATGCAGAAATGGTTACCAATTTAGTTGAACTTAGGTATTTTGCCCAAGAGTTTTCTTCCCATCAAACTTTTAACACTTTCCATGCTTTATGAAAAGGGGGAATATACTGGAAATATATCCTATGATCTTGTTTGTCCATCCCCTACCATTACATGCATGGTCCTAGGCGGCTCGTCCATACGCAATACTGTAATCTTTTGTTTTGTTCGAATTCCTTATTGTACATTATATAATCCTTAACCTATTTCTGAAGCCATTAGCCAGATGATAAATTTATAAATCCTCTTATAGAACTATGCACTTCAGTTCAAGCTGCATATTAATGGAAGAGCACTGGCTGATGCAGTGCTGACCTTGGTATTGAGAATTTACTTCCTATAAGGAGATACCACTTACCTTTAAAGCAAAGCCCATGTTTGACAACAAAAACTTAAAATGAACTAACGAGTATTCTATTGCAGGTCTGATCTTCATGGATATTGCGAATTGAGCTGCTAAAATTTCTCTGAAAATAATCCGTAAATGTTCTTCGTGATATTACAAGAACTGATAAATATCCTCTTGACAACACCAGAGACAGACCTTTGAATTCTGACATCTGAATTGCACTTTTCAATGGAGAATTACTCGTTACTCGTCCAGAAATCAAGGAGAAATGGTCTTTAAGCAGAAATTATATTAAGAAACTAATTTCTAAGTGTATTTTAACGTGATAATAGCAAGTAAAGAAGTTTGATTTTGTCATTTAGTATGTCATCGTTTGTGGAAGGACTGTATTCTTAGCTCCTACATGATTACAAACCCTCATCCTAAAGTACGGGTAATGTTctggtgaaagatggaaatgatcaGTGAAGGATTAGTTTACTAATAAATCTTAGTTCCGACATGAACATAAACCCTCAATCATTACTAGGAATAACTTAGCATAGTTGGGTGTTCACAGCCATGGAAAACTTGGGTAAGATGGTACTCacttggggggggggagtgttagtggaagagtcttccttacACTCACTACCTCAACCACTTTTGACATGATTGCTGTAGAGTAGACATGCATCGCTTCCCCATTATCAGTTCAACCGGCTATAATTAACTTAAGATTCTATTTCTTTGTGCTTTTTTTCCTGTGGAAGCAGGATGTGAACTTTCCCAGGTACAAACTACCACTAGAGAAAGCGTCTTGCTAACTTTGACCTTCGTACAGAGGACACTCCTGCACGGAGGCGTCTCCAGGTGACTATCgttgggagtggccatcctcctagTGGGAGTGGTTCAGTCACAGGAAGAAAAAAAGTCGGAGTTTTGCCAGAATCGGCCAATTGTCCAGATAGCTGAGGAGATGGATTCTGTTGGTGTGGCTGAAGCACAGCATCTGGAACTGTTATATCCTTTTGAGCAGATTGAATTTCAGGTACTTTTTTGAGGAGGGATGGACCCTGATCTAGAAGTCTGTCTGATTGCCTGTCTGACCATGACTGTTGTCTCCATCCTGAACAGTTGGAAGGATAAGCTCGTTTAGGGCTGAGAGGGGTATGAaaggtctccagtctccagatgccttttctacaagaaagagtcaactgaagaagcctggggacccatcaacGATTTCTTGAAGCTGGGTTTGGCGACGCTAATTATCTTTCCACTTAGTTCTTCGTGTCAAGAGCCCTTAGGCTTCAGTCACGGAGGACGATGGCCGTAATTTTGGAAGAACGGCAGATGACATAGACATGGTTCTTGCTATAGGTGTTCTAGATGTCAGTGTTGAGAACTCTCTATTGCCTTGTGAATTGAGTACCGAGAGAGACTCCGAAGCCTTGCATTTTATTAAGATTATGAGCCTCATTCGCCAATTAATGGGTTTTGATGAACCTCCCTCTGAGCAGACTGCTAACGATGGTGCATTATTGACGCTACCTCTCCACAGACTCAGAGCCCCAGAATCAGGTTTGACGTAGCTCTCTCCAATCAGAATAAGGACACA
The DNA window shown above is from Palaemon carinicauda isolate YSFRI2023 chromosome 37, ASM3689809v2, whole genome shotgun sequence and carries:
- the LOC137629506 gene encoding tubulin alpha-3 chain-like isoform X1 — translated: MRECISIHVGQAGTQMGNACWELYCLEHGIQPDGQMPSDKTIGGGDDSFNTFFSETGSGKHVPRAVFVDLEPTVIDEIRTGVYRQLFHPEQLITGKEDAANNYARGHYTIGKEIVDMVLDRIRKLADNCTGLQGFLIFHSFGGGTGSGFASLLMERLSVDYGKKSKLEFAVYPAPQVATAVVEPYNSILTTHTTLEHSDCAFMVDNEAIYDICRRNLDIERPSYTNLNRLIGQIVSSITASLRFDGALNVDLTEFQTNLVPYPRIHFPLVTYAPVISAEKAYHEQLSVSEITNSCFEPANQMVKCDPRHGKYMACCLLYRGDVVPKDVNAAIAAIKTKRSIQFVDWCPTGFKVGINYQPPTVVPGGDLAKVSRAVCMLSNTTAIAEAWARLDHKFDLMYAKRAFVHWYVGEGMEEGEFTEAREDLAALEKDYEEVGVDSADAEGEAEGDEY